The sequence GTAAATATTATAACGATGTGATTGGTCATCTGAAGGAAACATTTTTCGCCGATGAACCGTTAAACAAAGCAGTTCATTTAACTGACCCTGGACAGGGTCACAGTCTTTTAGAACTACACAGTTTGTCTACGTTAAAGGATAACGTTAGTGTAATGGCGATTTCTCAAGAGGGAAAGGTATGGCAACAACAAACAGctcgaaaaatgaaataaataagaAATTGTTATTTTGAATCCATTTTTCAGATTGCAGGTGTAGCTTTAAACGGCATTCTCCATGGGAATTGTGATATAGAAAAATCTTTAGATAAGCTGAACGATATTGATGACGAAAACttcaaaaagattttcaaaCTGCTCTATGAACAAAACTTACGGattaatttatttaaacaatttgATGTTGATAGAATCTTTGAAATAAGAATATTGTCCGTTGATTCCAAGTGCGTGGTAGAcgagttttttgttgttgagaaTTTAGAAAATATATAATCTATTTTAGATTTAGAGGACAGGGATTGGCTAAAAAGTTGATGGAGAAGAGTGAAGAAATTGCAGTGGAAATGGGATTTCAGGTAACAATAAGTTTGTATTCTTCCGTGCTCTTATTTAAATATAATAAGCATGAATATTTGTTGGATGTGATTTCAAAACTTTTCTTTTGGTGTTTTCATAAAAGCATATAATTTTAttcctaaaattatacattagaagaaaaaaaatatttcgaattcTAAAGGTTTGTATATTGAATGGATATTTTGATTACATCAATGTATCaataatagggtaacagaggtattttggcccactttaggattgattttattttggcccactttataaaaatatccactaaatgttgtaatatctttgaaaaacccttccgcagtaGGTAGTTTAAAGTGATTAGCGTCAaaatgatgcaacatgggttacttaacatcgattaaatccataaaatttgttaggtgggccaaaatata comes from Malaya genurostris strain Urasoe2022 chromosome 3, Malgen_1.1, whole genome shotgun sequence and encodes:
- the LOC131437632 gene encoding uncharacterized protein LOC131437632 produces the protein MLSSKQHNLHMEIITSKYYNDVIGHLKETFFADEPLNKAVHLTDPGQGHSLLELHSLSTLKDNVSVMAISQEGKIAGVALNGILHGNCDIEKSLDKLNDIDDENFKKIFKLLYEQNLRINLFKQFDVDRIFEIRILSVDSKFRGQGLAKKLMEKSEEIAVEMGFQIMKTDATGAFSQRVVSSLGFITKSEIKYSEYLDGDGDQIFVVEPPHEKLKIMYKVIN